From the genome of Primulina eburnea isolate SZY01 chromosome 12, ASM2296580v1, whole genome shotgun sequence, one region includes:
- the LOC140807682 gene encoding uncharacterized protein — MAASSPAKTVSADVSVVALTSLSANTSKNLRGLNKPKCIKCGNVARSRCPYQSCKSCCAKAQNPCHIHVLKGNSSFPDKVPSSSSPLLDQQSTEVSHSGRLRQLSNNFAQFSNLTPFRSRKPLTRKDAQVINEWRFSKLKEFKDRGIETENEAFDRYTQNACLLGEVFSVNSEHDDQFQEKQQSEVCPSSDDNISRTVNGLKSKLRSNPVRTDNFRKKIHYIVDQGLKKIGKPELNAGSGDLEISKDIDSCEIDQFPASSDLVDKMNQVRNEEDLKACWETASQMFGWSNNTGLIESGDFPVLVERDGKSDSSQDQHPLYSLPKWVSPVNVDQESLSRIDAQFSALENVENL; from the exons ATGGCGGCTTCATCCCCGGCCAAAACCGTCAGTGCCGACGTCTCTGTGGTGGCGTTGACTTCTTTGAGCGCCAACACTTCGAAAAACCTCCGGGGCCTCAACAAACCTAAGTGCATCAAGTGCGGCAACGTCGCTCGCTCCAG GTGTCCATACCAGTCATGTAAAAGCTGCTGTGCAAAAGCTCAAAATCCCTGTCACATACACG TTTTAAAAGGCAATTCATCATTCCCGGACAAGGTACCTTCATCCAGCTCCCCCCTATTAGACCAGCAATCAACTGAAGTATCTCATTcagg GAGACTTCGCCAACTTTCTAACAATTTTGCGCAGTTCAGTAATTTAACTCCATTTCGATCTAGGAAGCCATTGACTCGGAAG GATGCTCAAGTCATAAATGAATGGAGGTTCTCAAAGTTGAAAGAGTTCAAAGACCGAGGTATTGAGACAGAAAATGAAGCTTTTGACCGCTACACACAAAATGCGTGTCTGTTAGGAGAGGTTTTCTCAGTTAATTCTGAACATGATGACCAGTTTCAAGAAAAGCAGCAATCTGAAGTATGCCCAAGTTCTGATGATAATATTAGTAGGACAGTGAACGGTTTGAAATCGAAGCTCAGATCAAATCCAGTGAGAACTGACAACTTCAGAAAGAAGATTCATTACATCGTTGATCAAGGCTTGAAAAAAATCGGAAAGCCTGAGTTAAATGCCGGTAGTGGGGACCTTGAAATTTCTAAAGACATCGACTCTTGTGAAATTGATCAGTTTCCTGCTTCAAGTGATCTTGTTGATAAAATGAATCAAGTGCGAAATGAAGAAGATCTGAAAGCATGTTGGGAGACCGCATCTCAGATGTTCGGATGGTCTAATAACACTGGCCTAATAGAATCTGGTGATTTTCCTGTTCTTGTGGAACGGGATGGGAAATCTGATTCATCTCAAGACCAGCATCCTCTCTACTCTCTGCCgaagtgggtaagtcctgttaaCGTGGATCAAGAATCTCTTAGCCGGATCGATGCACAATTTTCTGCTCTCGAAAATGTTGAAAATTTATAG
- the LOC140807188 gene encoding AT-hook motif nuclear-localized protein 10-like: MDSQDSSAPPPRHLHHHPQPPPPAVFLGQHPPNNSYPLHNTNNSAAVGHQQQNPRFPFNSMAAAPAPKPLDHNYSDGSPSAGGGSGGGGFSIEPARKKRGRPRKYSPDNSIGLGLSPAPANQISSTVGHVDSSGGGGAQSSETAAKRNRGRPPGSVKKQLDALGSPGVGFTPHVIMVAVGEDIASKIMAFSQQGPRTVCILSANGSISNVTLRQPAMSGGTVTYEGRFEIISLSGSFLLSDTSGNRNQTGGLSVSLAGSDGRVLGGGVAGMLKAASSVQVVVGSFIADGKKSKSGLSSPPQAHMVNFGTPAAGVSPASPGASSESPEENDDSPLDRGSGPFGNTGQPMQNVSMYSSMGWPNSIKMHPN, encoded by the exons ATGGATTCACAAGATTCTTCTGCGCCGCCGCCTcgccacctccaccaccatccTCAACCACCGCCACCTGCCGTTTTCTTGGGCCAACATCCGCCCAACAACTCGTACCCACTTCACAATACCAACAATTCTGCTGCTGTGGGCCACCAACAGCAAAACCCTCGATTTCCGTTCAATTCTATGGCTGCTGCGCCCGCGCCGAAGCCACTAGATCACAATTACTCTGATGGATCTCCTTCTGCTGGCGGCGGCAGCGGCGGCGGTGGGTTCAGCATTGAGCCGGCTAGAAAGAAAAGGGGTCGGCCTAGGAAGTATTCACCTGATAACAGCATTGGATTGGGTCTGTCCCCGGCACCAGCTAACCAGATTTCCTCGACCGTGGGCCACGTGGATTCTAGCGGTGGTGGGGGGGCTCAGTCCTCGGAGACAGCGGCCAAACGAAACCGCGGAAGGCCTCCGGGTTCTGTGAAAAAACAGTTGGATGCTCTAG GATCACCCGGAGTTGGTTTTACGCCTCATGTGATTATGGTAGCAGTGGGCGAG GATATAGCTTCAAAAATCATGGCATTCTCTCAGCAGGGACCACGTACAGTTTGCATTCTATCTGCTAATGGCTCCATCAGCAATGTGACGCTTCGCCAACCAGCAATGTCTGGCGGCACAGTAACATATGAG GGTCGATTTGAGATAATCTCATTGTCAGGTTCTTTCCTGCTATCAGATACTTCTGGTAACCGCAATCAAACTGGTGGTCTGAGTGTGTCACTGGCTGGTTCAGACGGCAGGGTATTGGGTGGTGGAGTAGCAGGGATGCTCAAAGCTGCATCATCAGTTCAG GTCGTGGTAGGCAGTTTCATTGCAGATGGGAAGAAATCCAAGTCTGGATTGTCGTCTCCACCACAAGCACATATGGTCAATTTTGGCACGCCAGCAGCAGGGGTCAGCCCTGCTTCCCCCGGTGCTTCCAGCGAGTCGCCTGAGGAAAATGATGACAGTCCTCTAGATCGTGGCTCAGGACCTTTCGGTAATACTGGTCAACCAATGCAGAACGTGTCGATGTATTCTTCAATGGGTTGGCCAAACTCCATCAAAATGCACCCTAATTAA